The following proteins are encoded in a genomic region of Leifsonia psychrotolerans:
- a CDS encoding MurT ligase domain-containing protein, with protein MRYAPAILIGRIVRKLARWRKPGGGSAIPGVVVNAIAPGFLTRTLNSFPGGLVIVTGSSGKSTTTKMLVAAVRAHGVSVFTNPSTANITQGLTSALLEEVSLRGRIEGDIAVLEMDEGHGALIADSLKPRVVALTNVMVDQIDRFHDSDMVASMLAKIAVRATDSVVLNSDDLHLVWLGERLTGPARIDRYGVSAEVLAANPRGLGYSLTAPERLTAADGIVLTRVDGLRAEVNVDGRSYAFTLPARGTHYAVDAVTALATARAALGERFDPVVALAAISSIPPVFGRGEIVSVRGRMVEFVLVQNPASFQLNVDSLEPGTEQIMIAIGSDVRDPSYFWPVDTSPLAHVLIASGSKAFDIALQLAYDGVAVDRVEPDLGRALDDFLLLDDPPNGLKTIVFSADSMRRTRTHLGLTSNAEEPV; from the coding sequence GTGCGATATGCGCCGGCGATTCTCATCGGCAGAATCGTACGGAAGCTTGCCCGGTGGCGTAAACCGGGTGGTGGTTCGGCAATTCCGGGCGTCGTCGTCAACGCGATCGCGCCCGGATTCCTTACCCGCACGCTGAACAGCTTCCCCGGCGGACTCGTTATCGTCACTGGGTCGAGCGGTAAGTCGACCACGACCAAGATGCTGGTTGCGGCCGTGCGCGCGCACGGGGTGTCGGTGTTTACCAACCCCTCGACCGCCAATATCACCCAGGGGCTCACGTCTGCTCTTCTCGAAGAGGTGAGCCTCCGCGGCCGCATCGAGGGCGACATCGCAGTACTTGAGATGGATGAAGGCCACGGCGCACTCATCGCGGACTCGCTGAAGCCGCGTGTTGTGGCTCTCACCAATGTGATGGTCGATCAGATCGACCGGTTCCATGACTCGGATATGGTCGCATCAATGCTGGCGAAGATCGCCGTGAGAGCCACCGATTCCGTGGTTCTGAATAGTGACGATCTGCATTTGGTGTGGCTGGGGGAGCGCCTCACCGGTCCCGCCCGTATCGATCGCTATGGGGTGTCGGCCGAGGTTCTCGCAGCGAATCCTCGTGGACTCGGTTACAGCCTGACTGCGCCCGAGCGACTGACCGCTGCGGATGGCATTGTGCTGACCCGCGTCGACGGGTTGCGCGCCGAGGTGAACGTCGACGGCCGCAGTTACGCGTTCACTCTTCCGGCTCGGGGCACCCACTATGCAGTGGATGCCGTGACTGCCCTGGCTACCGCGCGCGCCGCACTCGGTGAACGGTTTGATCCGGTTGTTGCTCTCGCGGCAATTTCGTCGATTCCGCCCGTTTTCGGGCGGGGTGAAATCGTTTCGGTGCGCGGCCGCATGGTGGAGTTCGTTCTGGTGCAGAATCCTGCAAGTTTTCAGCTCAATGTCGACAGCCTCGAACCGGGCACCGAGCAGATCATGATCGCGATCGGCTCTGATGTACGCGACCCGTCCTACTTCTGGCCGGTGGACACGTCACCACTCGCACACGTCCTAATCGCTTCGGGGTCAAAGGCGTTCGATATCGCCCTGCAACTCGCCTACGACGGAGTAGCGGTCGACCGGGTGGAGCCCGATTTGGGCCGCGCGCTCGATGACTTTCTCCTCCTTGATGATCCGCCAAACGGACTCAAGACCATTGTTTTCTCTGCCGACTCGATGCGTCGCACCCGGACTCACCTCGGCCTCACCTCGAATGCCGAGGAGCCGGTATGA
- a CDS encoding DUF7455 domain-containing protein, whose amino-acid sequence MSQIATENGAVDAQGAPHQLTAADRCDACGAQAYIRVVVNNSELLFCAHHGRKHQEKLSAIAESWHDESSRLLEDHRS is encoded by the coding sequence ATGTCCCAGATCGCCACCGAGAATGGTGCCGTCGACGCACAGGGAGCCCCCCACCAGCTCACCGCAGCAGACCGCTGCGACGCGTGTGGCGCGCAGGCTTACATTCGGGTCGTCGTCAACAACAGTGAGTTGCTGTTTTGCGCCCACCACGGCCGTAAGCACCAAGAGAAGCTGTCGGCCATCGCCGAAAGCTGGCACGACGAGTCGAGTCGGCTGTTGGAAGATCACCGGTCCTAA
- a CDS encoding type 1 glutamine amidotransferase has translation MTAPLTIVSLLPELLGTNGDAANARVLATRVRWAGYDANIIEVRTAADLPDVVDAVVVGSGSDTDLVAARDILATLANEFRVWSTGGVPILAIGTGWELLSWGIEQHDSTVIEGLGLVAGRAVPRPERVTDDLVVASKYGRLIGFENHARDYVGAEGSPLGRVISGSGNGAGFEGIVMGEFFGTHLHGPVLARNPGFADHLLTVMLARHGAVYQRGADAAFADAMAQGARNQIASRLSLETE, from the coding sequence ATGACCGCACCGCTTACGATCGTGTCCCTGCTGCCCGAGCTTCTTGGCACCAATGGTGATGCTGCCAACGCGCGGGTGCTCGCCACCCGCGTCCGGTGGGCGGGGTATGACGCGAACATCATCGAAGTACGCACTGCGGCAGATCTGCCCGACGTCGTTGACGCCGTCGTCGTCGGCTCGGGCTCCGACACCGATCTGGTCGCTGCCCGTGACATCCTGGCCACACTTGCGAATGAATTCCGCGTTTGGTCGACCGGGGGAGTACCGATTCTTGCTATTGGAACAGGCTGGGAGTTGCTCAGCTGGGGAATCGAGCAGCACGACAGCACCGTCATCGAGGGGCTCGGACTGGTTGCTGGCCGAGCCGTCCCGCGCCCGGAGCGGGTGACCGACGATCTTGTTGTCGCGTCCAAGTACGGCAGGCTCATCGGCTTCGAGAATCATGCCCGTGACTATGTCGGTGCCGAAGGCTCACCACTGGGCCGCGTGATCTCGGGCTCGGGGAACGGCGCAGGATTCGAAGGAATTGTCATGGGGGAGTTCTTCGGTACTCACCTGCACGGTCCGGTGCTCGCTCGCAACCCAGGATTCGCCGATCACCTGCTCACGGTCATGCTGGCCCGTCATGGTGCGGTGTATCAGCGGGGCGCAGATGCGGCGTTCGCCGATGCCATGGCACAGGGCGCGCGCAATCAGATCGCATCGCGCCTTTCACTCGAAACGGAGTAA
- a CDS encoding RNA polymerase sigma factor, with the protein MAIPAKSEATDTTESPEPVVEAPKKRAPATKAKAAAVKKAPAAPRKRASAKAAEEEASEPVADDAFDDDDDTKRPAPAEPLPSGALVLSLVDDDDEVPVYSSAITGATADPVKDYLKQIGKVALLNAAEEVELAMRIEAGLFAEDKLSVMTDAEKKSSLGRELQWVAKDGARAKSHLLGANLRLVVSLAKRYTGRGMQFLDLIQEGNLGLIRAVEKFDYTKGFKFSTYATWWIRQAITRAMADQARTIRIPVHMVEVINKLARVQRQMLQDLGREPTPEELSRELDMTPEKVVEVQKYGREPISLHTPLGEDGDSEFGDLIEDTEAVVPADAVGFTMLQKQLESLLDSLSEREAGVIRMRFGLGDGMPKTLDQIGDTFGVTRERIRQIESKTMAKLRHPSRSQSLRDYLE; encoded by the coding sequence ATGGCAATCCCCGCAAAGTCAGAGGCGACGGACACCACAGAGAGCCCGGAGCCCGTAGTAGAGGCGCCCAAGAAGCGGGCTCCAGCTACCAAGGCCAAGGCCGCGGCGGTGAAAAAAGCACCTGCAGCCCCGCGCAAGCGCGCAAGCGCCAAAGCAGCCGAGGAAGAAGCATCCGAGCCTGTCGCCGATGATGCTTTCGATGACGACGACGACACCAAGCGCCCGGCCCCGGCCGAACCGCTTCCGAGTGGCGCCCTCGTGCTCTCTCTCGTCGACGACGATGACGAAGTGCCGGTCTACTCAAGCGCCATCACCGGTGCCACTGCTGACCCGGTCAAGGACTACCTGAAGCAGATCGGTAAGGTCGCCCTTCTGAATGCGGCCGAAGAAGTCGAGTTGGCCATGCGCATTGAGGCTGGCCTGTTCGCTGAAGACAAACTGTCGGTCATGACCGACGCCGAGAAGAAGAGCTCTCTCGGACGCGAACTTCAGTGGGTCGCGAAAGACGGCGCCCGTGCGAAGAGCCACCTGCTCGGCGCCAACCTGCGCCTCGTGGTCTCGCTCGCCAAGCGCTACACTGGCCGCGGAATGCAGTTCCTCGACCTCATCCAGGAAGGCAACCTGGGTCTCATCCGTGCAGTCGAAAAGTTCGATTACACCAAGGGCTTCAAGTTCTCGACCTATGCCACCTGGTGGATCCGTCAGGCCATCACACGCGCCATGGCCGACCAGGCCCGTACTATCCGTATTCCGGTTCACATGGTTGAGGTCATCAATAAGCTCGCGCGAGTGCAGCGTCAGATGCTGCAGGATCTGGGTCGCGAACCAACGCCCGAAGAGCTGAGCCGCGAACTGGACATGACTCCTGAAAAGGTTGTCGAAGTGCAGAAGTACGGGCGTGAGCCCATCTCGCTGCACACCCCGCTCGGCGAAGATGGTGACAGTGAATTCGGTGACCTGATTGAAGACACCGAAGCCGTTGTACCTGCCGACGCGGTGGGCTTCACAATGCTTCAGAAGCAGCTCGAGAGCTTGCTTGATTCGTTGTCCGAGCGCGAAGCCGGGGTCATCCGCATGCGCTTCGGCCTGGGCGATGGCATGCCGAAGACGCTGGACCAGATCGGTGACACATTCGGTGTGACGCGTGAGCGCATCCGCCAGATCGAGTCGAAGACGATGGCCAAGCTGCGTCATCCGTCGCGTTCGCAGTCGCTGCGCGACTACCTCGAGTAG
- a CDS encoding DNA gyrase/topoisomerase IV subunit A — MSRSEPTPPAVIAERIEDVDVSDEMQGSFLEYAYSVIYSRALPDARDGLKPVQRRILYQMAEMGLRPDKGHVKSARVVGEVMGKLHPHGDTAIYDTLVRMAQAFTLRVPLIDGHGNFGSLDDGPAASRYTEARLAAPALAMTENLDEDVVNFVPNYDNQLTQPEVLPAAYPNLLVNGASGIAVGMATNMAPHNLIEVVGAARHLLAHPDASLDELMEFVPGPDLPTGGTIVGLSGIKDAYATGRGSFKTRARVSIEAISARKTGLVVTELPYLVGPEKVIEKIKEGVNSKKLSGISDVTDLTDRMKGLRLVIGIKTGFSPEAVLEQLYRYTPLEDSFNINAVALVDGGPQTLGLRELLVVYVGHRIEVVTRRSAYRLARRKERLHLVLGLLIAIIDIDEVIQVIRTSDDSEQARKRLIEVFELSQLQSEYILELRLRRLTRFSRIELESERDQLEAEIAALEKLLSSKKAIRTLVSDELAAVAEKFGTPRRTLLTEAKPSIAGAAAKRGTPVVLEVQDAPTRVYVSVTGRIARVDVAESNETLPDRASPVKRRSKHDAVLSVLDTTTRAEIGAVTNLGRLIRFTPVDLPLMPSSSIQLAAGVKVGDYLALSNKSEKVLAIVSLDSEQPIALGTKQGVVKRLAPGDWANKPDFEIIALKAKDEVVGAVQGGDDDELVFVTSDAQLLRFSAGGVRPQGRAAGGMAGIKLSADAAVIAFTSVSPADAETAVVATVAIGSQTLLGVDPGSAKVSDFTEFPAKGRATGGVRAQRFLKGEDTLAVAWVGAAPAHAVASDGSPRTLPESGARRDASGVMLDAVIGAIGAQIS, encoded by the coding sequence ATGAGCCGCTCAGAACCTACTCCGCCCGCTGTGATCGCCGAACGTATCGAAGACGTCGATGTCTCCGATGAGATGCAAGGCTCGTTCCTCGAATACGCGTACTCGGTTATTTACTCGCGTGCCCTGCCCGACGCCCGCGACGGCCTCAAGCCCGTGCAGCGACGCATCCTCTACCAGATGGCAGAAATGGGGCTGCGCCCCGACAAAGGACACGTGAAGTCTGCTCGTGTCGTCGGCGAGGTGATGGGCAAGCTCCACCCGCACGGTGACACCGCAATCTACGACACGCTAGTGCGCATGGCGCAAGCGTTCACACTGCGTGTGCCGCTCATTGACGGGCACGGCAACTTCGGCTCGCTCGATGACGGCCCGGCTGCGTCCCGCTACACAGAAGCGCGCCTCGCGGCACCCGCCCTGGCCATGACCGAGAATCTCGACGAAGATGTCGTGAACTTCGTGCCCAACTACGATAACCAGCTCACCCAACCTGAGGTACTGCCGGCCGCCTATCCGAACTTGCTTGTGAACGGCGCCAGCGGCATCGCCGTCGGCATGGCCACGAACATGGCACCACACAACCTCATTGAGGTCGTCGGTGCCGCGCGCCATTTGCTTGCGCACCCTGATGCGAGCCTCGACGAGCTGATGGAGTTTGTTCCCGGACCAGACCTTCCAACCGGCGGCACCATTGTGGGCTTGTCTGGAATCAAGGATGCCTACGCGACAGGCCGCGGCAGTTTCAAGACGCGCGCTCGTGTCTCGATCGAGGCCATCTCGGCTCGCAAGACCGGGCTGGTCGTCACCGAGTTGCCCTACCTTGTTGGCCCCGAAAAGGTCATCGAAAAGATCAAAGAAGGCGTCAACTCGAAGAAGCTTTCAGGTATCTCCGATGTGACCGACCTCACCGACCGCATGAAGGGTCTGCGGCTCGTCATCGGCATCAAGACCGGGTTCAGCCCTGAAGCGGTCCTCGAGCAGCTCTACCGCTACACGCCCCTCGAGGATTCCTTCAACATCAACGCGGTCGCACTCGTCGACGGCGGCCCCCAGACCCTCGGCCTGCGCGAGCTGCTCGTCGTATACGTCGGTCACCGCATTGAAGTTGTGACCCGTCGAAGCGCCTACCGGCTCGCTCGCCGCAAGGAGCGCCTGCACCTGGTGCTCGGGCTTCTCATCGCCATCATCGACATTGATGAGGTCATTCAGGTCATCCGAACGAGCGACGACAGCGAACAGGCCCGCAAGCGCCTGATCGAGGTCTTTGAGCTCAGCCAGCTACAGTCCGAGTACATCCTCGAACTGCGCTTGCGCCGTCTGACCCGCTTCTCCCGCATTGAGCTTGAGTCCGAGCGTGACCAGCTCGAGGCGGAGATTGCCGCCCTCGAGAAACTTCTCAGCAGCAAGAAGGCCATCCGCACCCTCGTTTCCGACGAGCTCGCGGCGGTCGCCGAGAAATTCGGTACCCCCCGACGCACTCTGCTCACCGAGGCCAAGCCGAGCATTGCGGGTGCCGCTGCCAAGCGGGGTACTCCGGTGGTTCTGGAGGTGCAGGACGCCCCGACGCGTGTCTACGTGAGCGTCACGGGCCGCATTGCCCGGGTCGACGTCGCCGAAAGCAACGAAACCCTGCCCGACCGGGCCAGCCCGGTGAAGCGCCGCAGCAAGCATGATGCCGTGCTCTCGGTGCTTGACACGACAACTCGCGCCGAAATCGGGGCCGTGACCAACCTGGGTCGACTGATCCGGTTTACTCCGGTTGATCTGCCGCTGATGCCGTCCAGTTCGATCCAGCTGGCTGCCGGCGTGAAGGTCGGCGATTACCTGGCTCTGTCGAATAAGAGCGAGAAGGTGTTGGCGATCGTCTCGCTCGACTCCGAGCAGCCGATCGCCTTGGGCACGAAGCAGGGCGTCGTCAAGCGCCTCGCCCCGGGCGACTGGGCGAACAAGCCCGACTTCGAGATCATTGCGTTGAAGGCGAAAGACGAGGTTGTAGGAGCCGTCCAGGGCGGCGACGATGACGAGCTTGTCTTCGTGACCTCAGATGCACAGCTGCTTCGGTTCTCGGCTGGCGGCGTTCGCCCGCAGGGCCGGGCCGCAGGTGGCATGGCAGGCATCAAGCTTTCCGCTGACGCTGCGGTCATCGCCTTCACCAGTGTGTCACCAGCAGATGCCGAAACCGCAGTCGTCGCGACGGTTGCCATCGGGAGCCAGACTCTCCTCGGCGTTGACCCGGGTAGCGCCAAGGTGTCGGACTTCACCGAGTTCCCGGCCAAGGGCCGCGCGACGGGTGGTGTGCGTGCCCAGCGTTTCCTGAAGGGCGAAGACACCCTCGCGGTCGCCTGGGTCGGTGCTGCGCCGGCACACGCCGTCGCGTCTGATGGATCCCCGCGCACACTGCCGGAATCCGGTGCGCGCCGCGATGCTTCCGGCGTGATGCTCGATGCGGTCATTGGCGCCATCGGCGCGCAGATCAGCTAG
- a CDS encoding MFS transporter, with the protein MNSRRSWLIFSIGSFAYLSAILQRTSMGIAGVAATERFGGSAAVLSSLAVVQLIVYAAMQIPVGVLIDRFGPRVLILTGTSLMVLGQLSLAFAPSISVAVIGRILVGAGDAMLFISVIRLISSWFSGRIVPQLSQWMGNIGQLGQVVSAIPLAWILGMWGWTPAFLSAASVAVIALIAVIIVIRDRPAHSEDHPRPATWAAAIAQLRHSFKRPGTQLGFWSHYVTQSSGTVFSLLWGFPFMVYGLGYEPHLAAAMLTILVGAGLIFGPILGLLSARYPLRRSNIVLGIVAAIGTAWAVVLLWPGTPPIGVIALLLVVLGIGGPGSLIGFDFARTFNPQRSLGAANGVVNVGGFTASFVSMYLIGVFLDLQNGWRISAGGRSDLYELGSFRTAFAVQYLVIGVGVVFLLRARRRTRRGMSRDEGIEVAPIWVALSRKWRRHKSN; encoded by the coding sequence GTGAACTCCCGACGATCCTGGCTTATCTTCTCAATCGGATCGTTTGCCTACCTCTCTGCGATCTTGCAGCGCACGTCGATGGGTATTGCCGGGGTAGCCGCCACAGAGCGATTTGGTGGCTCAGCCGCGGTTCTGTCGAGTCTCGCCGTCGTTCAACTCATCGTGTACGCCGCAATGCAGATTCCCGTTGGCGTGCTCATCGACCGTTTCGGCCCCCGTGTTCTGATTCTGACGGGCACCTCCCTGATGGTGCTGGGCCAGTTGTCGCTCGCCTTCGCCCCGTCAATCTCGGTCGCCGTGATCGGACGCATCCTCGTCGGCGCCGGTGATGCGATGCTCTTTATCTCCGTTATTCGCCTGATCAGCTCGTGGTTTTCCGGGCGCATCGTGCCCCAGCTGTCCCAATGGATGGGGAATATCGGCCAGCTTGGTCAAGTGGTTTCTGCGATTCCTCTCGCGTGGATTCTGGGTATGTGGGGCTGGACGCCTGCGTTCCTGTCCGCGGCATCTGTGGCTGTTATTGCTTTGATCGCCGTGATTATCGTGATTCGTGATCGACCGGCCCACAGTGAGGACCATCCACGGCCGGCGACCTGGGCAGCGGCAATCGCTCAGCTTCGACACAGCTTCAAACGGCCCGGCACTCAGTTGGGTTTTTGGTCGCACTATGTCACCCAGTCGTCGGGCACCGTTTTCAGCCTGCTCTGGGGGTTCCCGTTCATGGTCTACGGGCTCGGCTATGAACCGCACCTCGCCGCGGCCATGCTGACCATCCTCGTGGGCGCCGGCCTCATCTTCGGTCCGATTCTCGGGCTGCTTTCGGCGCGGTATCCGTTGCGTCGCAGCAATATCGTTCTCGGAATCGTGGCGGCAATTGGAACAGCCTGGGCCGTGGTGCTGCTGTGGCCGGGAACGCCGCCGATCGGGGTGATCGCCCTGCTGCTTGTGGTGTTGGGTATCGGTGGTCCCGGCTCACTGATTGGCTTCGATTTTGCCCGGACATTCAACCCTCAGCGCAGCTTGGGGGCGGCGAATGGTGTGGTGAACGTGGGCGGATTCACCGCAAGCTTCGTTTCGATGTACCTGATCGGCGTTTTTCTCGACCTCCAGAACGGATGGCGCATCAGCGCGGGTGGGAGGAGTGACCTCTACGAACTCGGCTCGTTTCGAACGGCCTTCGCCGTGCAATATCTGGTCATCGGCGTCGGGGTCGTCTTTCTTCTTCGGGCCCGTCGGCGCACGCGCCGGGGCATGTCACGTGACGAGGGAATAGAAGTGGCTCCGATCTGGGTTGCACTCTCTAGGAAGTGGCGACGGCACAAGAGCAACTGA
- a CDS encoding DNA gyrase subunit B encodes MSSDYSARHLSVLEGLEAVRKRPGMYIGSTDSRGLMHCLWEVIDNSVDEALAGHGTSIDIVLHPDASVEVRDTARGIPVDIEPKTGLSGVEVVFTKLHAGGKFGSGSYAASGGLHGVGASVVNALSERLDVEVDRDGKTYAMSFHRGEPGIFTDTGEKSPDALFTPFQDTSELRIIGKVKRGVTGTRVRYWADRQIFTKGATFQTEDLLGRARQTAFLVPGLAIEVDDLRSEEPLHESFKFDGGISEFVDHLAPDSPITDTWRLTGQGTFAETVPVLSDTGAMVPTELTRECQVDIALRWGTGYDTVVRSFVNIISTPKGGTHQAGFDAGLVKFLRAQVEQNARRLKVGTDKLEKDDVMAGLTAVLTVRLPEPQFEGQTKEVLGTPAVRAIVANVVAKTLGERFASTRRDDKAQSALVLDKVVAEMKSRLSARAHKETQRRKNALESSSLPAKLVDCRSNDVATSELFIVEGDSALGTAKLARDSEHQALLPIRGKILNTQKASVADMLGNLECASIIQVIGAGSGRSFDLSAARYGKIIIMSDADVDGAHIRTLLLTLFFRYMRPMIEDGRIFAAVPPLHRVVVMNPGSKPNETIYTYSEAELQGVLAGLKRTGKRYQDPIQRYKGLGEMDADQLATTTMERAHRTLRRVRVSDAEAAGAVFELLMGNDVAPRKEFIIDSADGLSRDRIDV; translated from the coding sequence GTGAGTTCTGACTATTCCGCCCGGCACCTTTCTGTTCTCGAAGGACTCGAGGCAGTCCGCAAACGTCCCGGCATGTACATCGGGTCCACCGACTCACGCGGCCTCATGCACTGCCTGTGGGAAGTCATCGATAACTCCGTCGACGAGGCTCTCGCCGGGCACGGCACGAGCATCGATATCGTGCTGCATCCTGACGCCAGTGTTGAGGTGCGTGACACCGCCCGCGGCATCCCTGTCGACATCGAACCGAAGACCGGCCTGTCTGGTGTCGAGGTGGTCTTCACCAAGTTGCATGCCGGGGGCAAGTTCGGCAGCGGCTCCTACGCGGCATCTGGCGGTCTGCATGGCGTCGGTGCCTCAGTCGTCAACGCGTTGTCGGAGCGACTCGACGTTGAAGTGGACCGCGACGGCAAAACGTACGCCATGTCTTTCCATCGGGGCGAGCCCGGTATTTTCACGGACACGGGAGAGAAGAGCCCGGATGCTCTGTTCACCCCGTTCCAAGACACCAGCGAACTGCGCATCATCGGCAAGGTGAAGCGCGGTGTGACCGGAACCCGTGTGCGGTATTGGGCCGATCGGCAGATCTTCACCAAGGGCGCAACGTTCCAGACGGAAGACCTGCTCGGCCGCGCCCGACAGACCGCCTTTCTCGTTCCCGGGTTGGCCATCGAAGTTGACGATCTGCGCAGCGAAGAGCCCCTCCATGAGTCGTTCAAATTCGACGGTGGAATCTCCGAGTTCGTCGATCACCTGGCACCTGATTCGCCGATCACCGACACCTGGCGCCTGACCGGCCAGGGCACGTTCGCCGAGACCGTTCCGGTGCTCAGCGACACGGGTGCGATGGTCCCCACAGAGCTCACGCGTGAGTGCCAGGTCGACATAGCGCTGCGCTGGGGAACGGGCTACGACACTGTCGTGCGAAGCTTCGTCAACATCATCTCCACTCCGAAGGGGGGAACACACCAGGCCGGCTTTGATGCTGGATTGGTCAAGTTTCTGCGGGCACAGGTCGAACAGAATGCACGCCGGCTGAAGGTGGGTACCGACAAGCTCGAGAAGGATGATGTCATGGCCGGCCTTACCGCCGTTCTGACGGTACGCCTGCCCGAGCCTCAGTTCGAGGGCCAGACCAAAGAGGTTCTGGGCACTCCCGCGGTACGGGCCATCGTGGCCAACGTCGTCGCGAAGACTCTCGGCGAGCGGTTTGCGTCGACCAGGCGCGACGATAAAGCCCAGTCGGCCCTGGTACTCGACAAAGTTGTCGCCGAAATGAAGTCGCGGCTGTCAGCTCGGGCCCACAAAGAGACCCAGCGGCGCAAGAATGCGCTTGAGAGTTCGTCGCTTCCGGCGAAGCTCGTTGACTGCCGCAGCAATGATGTGGCTACCAGCGAGTTGTTCATCGTCGAAGGCGATTCCGCACTGGGAACGGCCAAGTTGGCCCGAGACAGTGAACACCAGGCGCTGCTCCCGATCCGCGGCAAGATTTTGAACACCCAAAAGGCGTCGGTGGCTGACATGCTCGGCAACCTGGAGTGCGCGTCGATCATTCAAGTGATCGGTGCCGGTTCTGGCCGCAGTTTTGACCTGTCGGCTGCTCGCTACGGCAAGATCATCATCATGAGTGATGCCGATGTGGATGGCGCACACATTCGCACGTTGCTGCTCACTTTATTCTTCCGGTACATGCGTCCGATGATCGAGGATGGCCGTATTTTCGCAGCGGTTCCGCCGTTGCACCGGGTGGTCGTGATGAACCCCGGGTCAAAGCCGAACGAGACGATCTACACCTATTCGGAGGCCGAGTTGCAGGGCGTTCTGGCCGGATTGAAGCGCACCGGCAAGCGCTATCAAGATCCGATCCAGCGCTACAAGGGTCTCGGCGAGATGGATGCCGATCAGCTTGCAACGACGACAATGGAGCGAGCGCATCGCACGCTGCGACGAGTTCGCGTTTCCGATGCTGAAGCGGCTGGCGCCGTGTTTGAGTTGCTCATGGGCAACGATGTGGCGCCCCGCAAAGAGTTCATCATCGACAGCGCCGACGGCCTCTCGCGTGACCGGATCGACGTCTAG
- a CDS encoding alkaline phosphatase family protein, with product MPMILPARQFGALRLADVLTSSLAALAGKQNVFSLPPVEKAVVVLADGLGVSAIKARAGHARFLATRLTKSAVIEGVFPATTVAGIASLTTGVQPGQHGLVGYKVRDADNDRVVNQLSGWDEGMQPATWQRATTVFERSAAVGVPSFAIGPKRFYGSGFSQAALRGATYLSAESIADRFAMARRVLDTTPRALIYLYVAELDIAAHAFGWESPKWLAQLEILDGELARFESGLGATEGLLVTADHGVIDVPSTKHILFDTVPSLVAHVRHIGGDPRCLHLYLEAGLADGAADVLAECWRDTEADRAWVFTRDEAIEAGLFGPVADEVRPRIGDVIVAARKLVAYYDSRETNQAPRSMVGQHGSLTDEEVRIPLIRAGAFAV from the coding sequence ATGCCCATGATTCTACCGGCCCGTCAATTCGGAGCCCTGCGCCTTGCCGATGTTCTCACAAGTTCTCTTGCGGCCTTGGCGGGGAAGCAGAACGTGTTCTCGCTGCCGCCCGTCGAGAAGGCCGTCGTCGTACTCGCCGACGGGCTTGGCGTGAGTGCGATCAAGGCCCGCGCGGGACACGCCCGTTTCCTCGCGACGCGGCTCACCAAATCGGCGGTGATCGAGGGTGTGTTCCCAGCAACGACTGTTGCCGGCATCGCCTCCCTCACAACGGGTGTGCAGCCCGGTCAGCATGGCCTTGTCGGCTATAAGGTGCGCGATGCCGACAATGACAGGGTGGTGAATCAGCTCAGCGGCTGGGACGAGGGAATGCAGCCGGCCACCTGGCAGCGAGCCACGACGGTCTTCGAACGCTCAGCGGCTGTCGGTGTTCCGAGTTTCGCAATCGGGCCCAAACGTTTTTACGGTTCCGGCTTCAGCCAAGCCGCTCTGCGCGGCGCCACCTATCTCTCGGCCGAAAGCATCGCCGATCGCTTCGCAATGGCCCGCCGGGTGCTGGATACGACACCCCGGGCACTCATCTATCTTTATGTTGCCGAACTCGACATCGCAGCTCATGCGTTCGGCTGGGAATCACCCAAATGGCTCGCTCAACTCGAAATACTTGATGGGGAGCTCGCCCGGTTCGAGTCAGGCCTCGGCGCCACCGAGGGGCTTCTCGTGACGGCGGATCACGGCGTGATCGATGTGCCGAGCACCAAGCACATCCTGTTTGACACGGTTCCTTCGCTCGTCGCCCACGTGCGCCACATCGGGGGAGACCCGCGCTGTCTGCACCTCTACCTTGAAGCGGGACTTGCGGACGGTGCTGCTGATGTTCTCGCCGAGTGCTGGCGTGACACCGAAGCGGATCGGGCCTGGGTCTTCACCCGAGACGAAGCGATCGAAGCGGGTCTTTTCGGACCGGTGGCCGACGAAGTGCGTCCTCGGATTGGCGACGTCATCGTCGCAGCGCGCAAACTTGTCGCCTACTACGACTCACGTGAAACGAATCAGGCTCCGCGCTCAATGGTGGGCCAACACGGATCGTTAACCGATGAGGAAGTACGCATCCCCTTGATTCGCGCCGGTGCATTCGCCGTCTGA